The Candidatus Nanopelagicales bacterium nucleotide sequence CTGTACACGCCGGACGATGTCGCCGATCTCCCCATCCCGGCCGACCCAGGTTCCCCGGACTTCGTCCGCGGCGCAGCGCCTGCAGCGGGCATGGACTGGGACATCCGCCAGCGCCACATCACGGTGGCCGACACTCCCGCTGCTGTCACGGACGACCTGGCCAACGGCGTCACCAGCGTGTGGCTGACCGGCGGCGACCCCGACACCGTCGCGGAAGTTCTCGCTGCGGTCGACCTCGCTGACACCCCTGTGATCGTCGAGGACTTCGAACCAGGCGCCCGGCTGGCCCGAACCCTCCTGGCGAGCGAAGGGCCGCTGAACCCGGCATCGTCACTCGGCCTCGATCCGTTAGGCATTCTGGCCGCCACCGGGCGCGCACCCGACGTCGACGACACCGTGGCCCTGGCGGGGGAGGCCCAGGCGGCAGGCATCAAGGCGTTCACTATCGACGGGTCGGTCTATCACGACGCCGGTGCCTCCTTCGGCGAGGAACTCGGCGCCGTCACAGCCGCCGGACTCGCCACGCTGCGACTGCTCACCGATGCCGGGATGGACGTGGCCACGGCCGCCGGGCTGCTTGAGTTCCGCATCGTCGTCACCGACGATCAGTTCGCCTCCATCGCCAAACTCCGCGCCGCGCGCATCATGTGGGCCCGGGTTCTCGATGTCGCCGGCGCCGGCTCCGACACCGGACAGCTGCAGCACGCCACCACCTCCATCGCGATGCTGACCTCCCGCGACCCGTGGGTGAACCTGATCCGCAACTGCGTCGCCGGGTTCGCTGCGGGAGTCGGAGCGGCGGCATCCGTCACCGTCGAGCCCCACACGTTCGCCCTTGAACCGGCCGACACGTTCGCGCTCCGCATGGCCCGCAACACCCAGCTGTTGCTGCTGCAGGAGTCACACGTCGGTTTCGTCGCCGACCCCGCCGGCGGCAGCTACTACGTCGAGAACCGCACCCGACAACTCGCCGACGCCGGCTGGGCCGTCCTGCGCGAGATCGAGGCGGCCGGTGGCATGACCGCCGCGCTGGACTCCGGCGCCCTCGCCGCCCGGATCGAACGCACCTGGAACCGCACCAGTGAACGCGTCG carries:
- a CDS encoding methylmalonyl-CoA mutase family protein; the encoded protein is MTESTPLAQGFAPVDRAAWRALVAAALARSRGEVSPDDAERLLATTTDDDYTVSALYTPDDVADLPIPADPGSPDFVRGAAPAAGMDWDIRQRHITVADTPAAVTDDLANGVTSVWLTGGDPDTVAEVLAAVDLADTPVIVEDFEPGARLARTLLASEGPLNPASSLGLDPLGILAATGRAPDVDDTVALAGEAQAAGIKAFTIDGSVYHDAGASFGEELGAVTAAGLATLRLLTDAGMDVATAAGLLEFRIVVTDDQFASIAKLRAARIMWARVLDVAGAGSDTGQLQHATTSIAMLTSRDPWVNLIRNCVAGFAAGVGAAASVTVEPHTFALEPADTFALRMARNTQLLLLQESHVGFVADPAGGSYYVENRTRQLADAGWAVLREIEAAGGMTAALDSGALAARIERTWNRTSERVAARRAPITGVSEFPDRERRDTPAQGWRRPGGGLPQHRVAEAFEALRDRADVAATEPVIALITLGPLARHAARETFATNLFAAGGISTVSVAFDPDVSLELPDGVAAACVCGTDEDYDQHIEQVASAAGAAGVRRLLVAGKPGARAERDEAAGVVGHIYVGCDALAVLTDTLDLEVPA